The stretch of DNA GGAGGCGAAAGCCTCCGCCTTTTTTCCCAGCGCACGGCGAAGCCGTGCGCGTCGCCCGGCAGCATATCACGAAGTGATGTGCGAAAGGGTTCGTTGCAATTCTCGCAACACACTGCTCCGATCCCAGTTTGAACTGCGCGCAATAGGGCGGAATCAAGGCCACAGGCCGACGCCCCATCGCCGGGTCAGCGGCTCTGCCGCATCATTCGGCAGCGCATTGCATAGCAATGCGCGAGAGAAACGCCCCCCGGCACGGCGATAGGGTTGGTGTATGCGCGCCGTTCAGATCGAAGATGTACGTGGCGACCATAAAGCTCTGCCGCGGCAAGGTCGGATCACCGCACCACGGCCCGTCGATGGGGCGGCTTCGAGCATTCTTAAATTCCAAGTCGGCGAGATATACGTCTCAACTCATTCGCTTGTCGTTCAACTCGTCCAATATCTCTTTGACGGGAACCTTGTACGCCGCATTTGGGCCCATGCTATTCGCGTAGCCTAGTTTTTCCGCAGCCTTATGCAGAAAAGACAAATTGACCTGACCTTGTCTCAACGCTGCTACAACCTCGTCATCGGTCATATCATCAATGCGGCAGGCGATTTCTTCCATGAACGTGTCACTGTTTCGTATCGCAAGCAAGGTCGGCAATATGCGATCAGAGTCGCGGCGCTGGGTCAGCCATTCAAGCTGTTCGATTGAGCGCATGCCATCCATGAATTTGCAAAATCGCAAGCGCGCAGCGATGAGATAGCGGGGGCTACCGTCCGGAATGTTCAGGCTTTCGATGGATGCGTGAATGTGTCGATCAAGATTGCGCAGATCATGTTTGAAGCGCTTGAACGACATAAAGAGCCGGTACCGATGTGTGATGTACTGGATCAAAATCGTTGCCAGCGTACCGAAGGCGGCGCCGACCAGCGCGGGCCTTAGATCGGAGGCGATGCCAAGTGACTCAAACATCCAACTCCTCCACAAACCTCGCATTCTCCTGAATATACTGAAACCGCATCTCCGGCTTCTTGCCCATCAAACGCTCAACCAGATCCCCGGTCTCTCCCGGTTCATCCTCGTCAATCGACACACGGATCAATTTCCGCGTGGCCGGGTTCATGGTGGTGTCCTTCAGATCCTTCGCGTCCATCTCGCCCAGACCCTTGAAGCGGGACACGTCGATCTTGCCCTTACCGCCCAATCCGCGCTCCATCAGGTCGTTCTTTTCGACCTCATCCAGGCAATAGACGCGCCGCGCGCCCTGCGTCAGCCGGAACAGGGGTGGGCAGGCCAGATACAGGTGCCCCGCATCAATCATGGGCCGCATCTGGGTATAGAAAAACGTCATCAGCAGCGCGGCGATATGCGCGCCGTCCACATCCGCGTCCGTCATGATAATGACCTTGTCATAGCGCAAGTCATCGAGGTTGAACTTGGTGCCCAACCCAACGCCAAGCGCCTGGGTCAGATCCGAAATCTCTGCATTCGAGCCCAGCTTGGACGAGGCCGCCCCCAACACGTTCAGGATCTTTCCGCGCAGGGGCAACAGCGCCTGCGTCTTGCGGTCCCGCGCCATTTTGGCAGACCCACCCGCACTGTCGCCCTCGACAATGAACAATTCGGTCCCGTCGCGGGTTGAAGAAGAGCAGTCCACCAATTTGCCGGGAAGCCTGAGTTTCTTAGTGGCGGATTTGCGTTGTGTTTCCTTCTCGGCCCTTCTGCGCAGCCGTTCCTCGGCGCGCAGGACAAGAAAGTCCAGGATCGCCCCGGCGGACTTGGTGTCCGCGGCCAACCAATTGTCAAAATGGTCGCGGACAGAGTTTTCGACCATCCGCTGCGCCTCGACCGTGGCCAGACGGTCCTTGGTCTGGCCCACGAATTCCGGCTCACGGATGAAACACGACACCAGCGCGCCGGCGCCGGTGGTCAGGTCCTCGCGCGTGATCGTGCTGGCCTTCTTGTTGTTGACCAACTCGCCATAGGCCTTGATCCCCTTCAGGATCGCGGCCCAGAACCCGGCTTCGTGCGTGCCGCCTTCCGGCGTGGGCACGGTGTTACAGTAACTCTGGATGAACCCGTCGCGCGACGGGGTCCAGTTGATCGCCCATTCGACTTTGCCCGGCACCTGGAATTTCTCGAACGACACAGACCCGGCAAAAGGGGCGTCGGCATAGGTGGTCGCGCCGCCCATCGCCTCGGTCAGATAGTCGGCCAGCCCGCCGGGAAAGTGGAAGGTCGCCTCGCGCGGCGTCTCGCCGTCGTCGATGGCGGTTTTCCAGCGGATTTCCACGCCCGAAAACAGATAGGCCTTCGATCGCGCCATCTTGAACAGCCGCGCGGGTTTCAGCTTGAGCGACCCAAAGATGTCCGGGTCCGGGTGAAAGGTGACGGATGTGCCGCGTCGGTTGGGGGCGGCCCCGATCTTTTCCAGCTTTGTCTGCGGCACGCCACGGGCAAAC from Tateyamaria omphalii encodes:
- the parE gene encoding DNA topoisomerase IV subunit B, yielding MTDLLSGTPKSSDYDASSIQVLEDMEHVRLRPGMYIGGKDDRALHHMVAEIIDNSMDEAVAGHATWIEVELHENGHVSVRDNGRGIPTDPHPKDPAKSALEIIFCTLNAGGKFSGDSYETSGGLHGVGSSVVNALSDHLRVEVARNRELFAMEFARGVPQTKLEKIGAAPNRRGTSVTFHPDPDIFGSLKLKPARLFKMARSKAYLFSGVEIRWKTAIDDGETPREATFHFPGGLADYLTEAMGGATTYADAPFAGSVSFEKFQVPGKVEWAINWTPSRDGFIQSYCNTVPTPEGGTHEAGFWAAILKGIKAYGELVNNKKASTITREDLTTGAGALVSCFIREPEFVGQTKDRLATVEAQRMVENSVRDHFDNWLAADTKSAGAILDFLVLRAEERLRRRAEKETQRKSATKKLRLPGKLVDCSSSTRDGTELFIVEGDSAGGSAKMARDRKTQALLPLRGKILNVLGAASSKLGSNAEISDLTQALGVGLGTKFNLDDLRYDKVIIMTDADVDGAHIAALLMTFFYTQMRPMIDAGHLYLACPPLFRLTQGARRVYCLDEVEKNDLMERGLGGKGKIDVSRFKGLGEMDAKDLKDTTMNPATRKLIRVSIDEDEPGETGDLVERLMGKKPEMRFQYIQENARFVEELDV